A genomic segment from Bradyrhizobium diazoefficiens USDA 110 encodes:
- a CDS encoding AraC family transcriptional regulator has product MTLAATELAFRAASVALLLVLAASLVSDFRNVLAARLGAAFALGSAAHAASYSVDVTSRIPLQHAPLIALSTGTIVVFWLFTRSLFDDEFRLRWWHGWVWALVTAFSFAGCVWIAPSGHVRFSVTVVNLIVLGFIALAVGEMIASWPADLVERRRHVRVFIVCVTALYGGLNAVLQIVVAGHHVGDVAETINAGVLACTVAAIVYAMMRVDGADLFPAAAEPAPPIVFSQPAADDAADQKLIDALMRLMADERIYRQENITIGVLAGRLKIPEYRLRRLINQRLGYRNFNVFLNNHRIEEAKAALADPAQAEVPVITIAMDAGFQSLGPFNRAFKAVTGVTPTEYRRLKVNAA; this is encoded by the coding sequence ATGACCCTTGCCGCAACAGAGCTTGCATTTCGCGCCGCGTCCGTGGCGCTGCTGCTGGTGCTTGCGGCGTCCTTGGTCTCGGATTTCCGCAATGTGCTGGCGGCCCGGCTCGGTGCGGCCTTCGCGCTGGGCTCAGCGGCGCATGCGGCGAGCTATTCGGTAGATGTCACGTCGCGGATCCCGCTCCAGCATGCACCGCTGATCGCGCTCTCGACCGGCACCATCGTGGTGTTCTGGCTGTTCACACGCTCCCTGTTCGACGACGAGTTTCGCCTCCGCTGGTGGCACGGATGGGTCTGGGCGCTGGTGACCGCCTTCAGCTTCGCAGGCTGCGTCTGGATTGCACCCAGCGGCCATGTGCGGTTCTCGGTGACGGTGGTGAATCTGATCGTGCTCGGCTTCATCGCGCTTGCGGTCGGGGAGATGATCGCCTCCTGGCCGGCCGACCTGGTCGAGCGCCGCCGCCACGTTCGTGTCTTCATCGTCTGCGTAACCGCACTCTATGGCGGGCTGAACGCGGTACTCCAGATCGTCGTCGCCGGCCACCACGTCGGCGATGTCGCCGAAACCATCAATGCCGGCGTGCTTGCCTGCACCGTCGCGGCGATCGTCTATGCCATGATGCGCGTTGACGGGGCGGATCTGTTTCCGGCTGCGGCGGAGCCCGCGCCGCCGATTGTTTTCAGTCAGCCTGCAGCCGATGACGCGGCCGATCAAAAGCTCATCGACGCCCTGATGCGGCTGATGGCCGACGAGCGGATCTATCGCCAGGAGAACATCACCATCGGCGTCCTGGCGGGCCGGCTGAAGATTCCCGAATACAGGCTGCGCCGGCTGATCAACCAGCGGCTCGGTTACCGCAACTTCAATGTCTTCCTGAACAACCACCGCATCGAGGAAGCCAAGGCCGCGCTCGCCGATCCCGCCCAGGCCGAGGTCCCGGTCATCACCATCGCCATGGACGCCGGCTTCCAGTCGCTCGGCCCGTTCAACCGCGCCTTCAAGGCGGTCACCGGCGTGACGCCGACGGAATACCGGCGGCTGAAGGTGAATGCGGCGTAA
- a CDS encoding phosphoribosylaminoimidazolesuccinocarboxamide synthase: MTTMLSSDLPLPKIGRGKVRDIYAVDDDRLLLLTTDRISAFDVVMGETIPMKGAVLTQISAFWFGELEGVVPHHMISADTDEIIAAVPALKPHRAEILGRAMLSRRTTVFPIECVIRGYLSGSAWKEYATSGTLAGEKLKAGLVESEKLEPAIFSPATKAETGHDENITIARMREVVGDETAYTLESMTRAIYTLGEELAREQGIIIADTKFEFGRDKDGRIILIDEVMTPDSSRFWAVDAYKPGQPQASFDKQPLRDYLDVERRAGRWNGDAPPPPLPASVVEATSKRYLEAYRRVTGKELKI; encoded by the coding sequence ATGACCACCATGCTCTCCAGCGACCTGCCGCTCCCCAAGATCGGGCGCGGCAAGGTGCGCGACATCTATGCCGTCGACGACGACCGCCTGCTGCTCCTTACCACCGACCGCATCAGCGCCTTCGACGTCGTCATGGGCGAGACCATCCCGATGAAGGGCGCGGTGCTGACCCAGATCAGCGCGTTCTGGTTTGGCGAGCTTGAAGGCGTGGTGCCGCATCACATGATCAGCGCCGACACCGACGAGATCATCGCGGCCGTGCCCGCCTTGAAGCCGCATCGCGCCGAGATCCTCGGCCGCGCCATGCTCTCCCGCCGCACCACGGTGTTTCCGATCGAATGCGTGATCCGCGGCTATCTCTCGGGATCGGCCTGGAAGGAATACGCCACCAGCGGCACGCTCGCGGGCGAGAAGCTGAAGGCCGGCCTCGTCGAGAGCGAGAAGCTGGAGCCAGCGATCTTCAGCCCGGCGACCAAGGCCGAGACCGGCCATGACGAGAACATCACGATTGCGCGGATGCGCGAGGTGGTCGGCGACGAGACAGCCTACACGCTCGAGAGCATGACGCGCGCGATCTACACGCTCGGCGAGGAGCTGGCGCGCGAGCAGGGCATCATCATCGCCGACACCAAGTTCGAGTTCGGCCGCGACAAGGACGGCCGCATCATCCTGATCGACGAGGTGATGACGCCGGATTCGTCGCGGTTCTGGGCCGTCGATGCCTACAAGCCCGGCCAGCCACAGGCGAGCTTCGACAAGCAGCCGCTGCGCGACTATCTCGACGTCGAGCGCCGCGCCGGCCGCTGGAACGGCGACGCCCCGCCGCCGCCGCTGCCGGCGAGCGTGGTGGAGGCGACCAGCAAACGGTATCTGGAGGCGTATCGGCGCGTGACGGGGAAAGAGCTGAAGATTTAG
- a CDS encoding pirin family protein has protein sequence MSWQPSNDPVLGDPMSCDALDLVIVPRTRDLGDGFVVRRALPHGRRQMVGPFIFFDHFGPVQFVSGKGMDVRPHPHIGLATVTYLFDGSIMHRDSEGNVQEIAPGAMNLMTAGRGIAHSERTPDAQRASGQQMLGLQSWIALPAGSEEIAPSFQHYGAGDLPMISERDFTARVIAGSAFGITSPVSMVSPWFYTEVTAVAGASVPLDPDHEERAIYVVDGEVEIANERYEGPRLLIFRPGDRITVKALKATRMMFLGGDALEGPRHIWWNFVSSSKDRIEQAKQDWKTGRFAAVPQEHEFIPLPE, from the coding sequence ATGAGCTGGCAACCCTCCAACGATCCCGTGCTCGGCGATCCCATGTCCTGCGATGCGCTCGATCTTGTCATCGTGCCGCGCACGCGCGACCTCGGCGACGGCTTCGTCGTGCGGCGCGCGCTGCCCCATGGCAGGCGGCAAATGGTCGGACCCTTCATCTTCTTCGATCATTTCGGCCCGGTGCAGTTCGTTTCCGGCAAGGGCATGGACGTGCGGCCGCATCCGCATATCGGACTTGCCACCGTCACCTATCTGTTCGACGGCTCGATCATGCACCGCGACAGCGAGGGCAACGTCCAGGAGATCGCGCCCGGTGCGATGAACCTGATGACGGCGGGCCGCGGCATCGCGCATTCCGAGCGCACGCCGGATGCGCAGCGCGCCTCGGGCCAGCAGATGCTGGGCCTGCAAAGCTGGATCGCGCTGCCGGCCGGATCGGAAGAGATCGCGCCATCGTTCCAGCATTACGGCGCCGGCGACCTGCCGATGATCTCCGAGCGGGATTTCACCGCGCGGGTGATCGCGGGCTCCGCCTTCGGCATCACGTCGCCGGTGTCCATGGTCTCGCCCTGGTTCTACACCGAGGTCACGGCGGTCGCGGGCGCGAGCGTGCCGCTTGACCCCGATCACGAGGAGCGCGCGATCTACGTGGTGGACGGCGAGGTCGAGATCGCGAACGAGCGCTATGAGGGGCCGCGGCTGCTGATCTTCCGCCCCGGTGACCGCATCACCGTGAAGGCACTCAAGGCCACGCGAATGATGTTTCTCGGCGGCGATGCACTGGAAGGCCCGCGCCACATCTGGTGGAATTTCGTCTCCTCCAGCAAGGATCGGATCGAGCAGGCCAAGCAGGACTGGAAAACCGGCCGCTTCGCGGCGGTTCCTCAGGAACATGAGTTCATTCCGTTGCCGGAATAG
- a CDS encoding serine hydrolase domain-containing protein: MQSQAQIDEVLRKTSDAKEIPGVVAIAASGNDVLYQGAFGKRDLSKPDAMTADSVFWIASMTKAVTTAGAMQLVEQGKLSLDAPIGEVLPDLAKPQVLEGFDAKGEPKLRPAKGPITLRQLMTHTAGFCYDMWNGNMGIYLEKTGTPGIITCQNAALKTPIASDPGTRWEYGTNIDFVGKAVEAVSGKRLDAYLRDSLFTPLGMSDTGFKITDDMRKRLVGMHARGEDGQLGAIPFELEQAPEFCMGGGGLYSTAADYIRFTQMILNKGRGNGNQVLKAETVATMGQNHIGDLNVTKMTSVAPMYTNDVDLYPDQVKKWGLSFLINTAKTPEGRSPNSLAWAGLANTYYWIDPARDVTGVILMQVLPFADGKCLEAFAGFERGVYAGLDAGSGQKAA; the protein is encoded by the coding sequence ATGCAAAGCCAAGCCCAGATCGACGAGGTTCTGCGTAAGACAAGCGACGCCAAGGAGATTCCCGGCGTCGTGGCCATCGCCGCCAGCGGTAACGACGTGCTGTATCAGGGCGCGTTCGGCAAGCGCGATCTGTCCAAGCCCGACGCGATGACAGCGGACAGCGTGTTCTGGATCGCATCGATGACGAAGGCGGTGACGACAGCGGGCGCGATGCAGCTGGTCGAGCAAGGCAAGCTGTCGCTGGACGCGCCGATCGGTGAGGTGCTGCCCGATCTCGCCAAGCCGCAAGTGCTCGAAGGCTTTGACGCCAAGGGCGAGCCGAAGCTGCGGCCGGCCAAGGGACCGATCACGCTGCGCCAGCTCATGACCCACACCGCAGGCTTCTGCTACGACATGTGGAACGGCAATATGGGCATCTATCTCGAGAAGACCGGAACGCCGGGTATCATCACCTGCCAGAACGCCGCGTTGAAGACGCCGATCGCCTCCGATCCCGGCACGCGCTGGGAATACGGCACCAATATCGATTTCGTCGGCAAGGCGGTGGAAGCCGTCAGCGGCAAGCGGCTGGACGCGTATTTGCGTGACAGTCTGTTTACCCCGCTCGGCATGAGCGACACCGGCTTCAAGATCACCGACGACATGCGCAAACGGCTGGTCGGCATGCATGCGCGCGGCGAGGACGGCCAGCTCGGCGCGATCCCGTTCGAGCTCGAGCAGGCGCCGGAATTTTGCATGGGCGGCGGCGGCCTCTATTCGACCGCGGCCGACTACATCAGGTTCACGCAGATGATCCTGAACAAGGGCCGCGGCAACGGCAACCAGGTGCTGAAGGCCGAAACGGTCGCGACGATGGGGCAGAACCACATCGGCGATCTCAACGTCACCAAGATGACCTCGGTGGCGCCGATGTACACCAACGACGTCGACCTCTATCCGGACCAGGTGAAGAAGTGGGGCCTCAGCTTCCTCATCAACACCGCCAAGACGCCGGAAGGCCGCAGCCCGAACAGCCTCGCCTGGGCGGGCCTCGCCAACACCTATTACTGGATCGACCCGGCGCGCGACGTCACCGGCGTGATCCTGATGCAGGTGTTGCCGTTTGCGGACGGAAAGTGCCTGGAGGCGTTCGCGGGATTCGAGCGCGGCGTCTATGCCGGGCTCGATGCGGGGAGCGGGCAAAAGGCGGCGTGA
- a CDS encoding serine hydrolase domain-containing protein, giving the protein MTRRRKIILLTTTIVAAGLALGAARAHDVPRIATGFVADILCSETFVSGLDIRRTFAETMDAMPGTSLITWAMDYQVDRARKDVTVTLFGIGRSHAVYREGLGCTLEHGAAIADVTVPADDRQPALLPEIAGPAIVPPQSPELAAALDHAFAEPAQPPYRRTRAVVVLKAGRIIAERYADGIGPETPLLGFSMTKSVISALTGVLVRQGKLKLDGPAPVAAWKDPDDPRHAITVDQLLRHTAGLALGSSLEASLGAAFEPVNRMKFMESDMATYAESIPLETAPGTAWNYHDGNTIILAHLIRVAAGGTPEDALRFARSELFAPLGMRHVTLQLDGAGTVEGSSEMLATARDWARFGQLYLNDGLAGGKRILPEGWVNHSATATPNAWVGIGAGFWTNHGASFGANLRITHGWPRDAFFAKGTIGQYTIVIPSERLVIVRLGRSPNWPPEADGVFDLVRDVVAATRENGKLAGVN; this is encoded by the coding sequence GTGACCCGCCGCCGCAAGATCATCCTCCTCACCACCACCATCGTCGCTGCCGGCCTCGCGCTCGGCGCGGCGCGGGCGCACGACGTGCCCAGGATCGCCACCGGCTTCGTCGCCGACATCCTGTGCTCCGAGACGTTCGTCTCGGGCCTGGATATCAGGCGGACCTTCGCCGAAACCATGGACGCCATGCCGGGCACCAGTCTGATCACCTGGGCGATGGACTACCAGGTCGATCGCGCGCGCAAGGACGTCACGGTGACATTGTTCGGCATCGGCCGCAGCCATGCCGTCTATCGCGAGGGGCTCGGCTGCACGCTGGAGCACGGCGCGGCGATCGCCGACGTCACCGTGCCTGCGGACGACAGGCAGCCGGCGCTGCTGCCCGAGATCGCCGGCCCCGCGATCGTGCCGCCGCAGAGCCCCGAGCTTGCCGCCGCGCTCGACCACGCCTTCGCGGAGCCCGCGCAGCCGCCTTATCGCCGCACCCGCGCGGTCGTCGTGCTGAAGGCGGGCCGCATCATCGCCGAGCGCTATGCGGACGGAATCGGACCGGAGACTCCGCTGCTCGGCTTCTCCATGACAAAATCGGTGATCTCGGCGCTGACGGGCGTGCTGGTGCGCCAAGGCAAGCTGAAGCTCGATGGGCCTGCGCCAGTCGCGGCCTGGAAAGATCCTGACGATCCGCGCCACGCCATCACTGTCGATCAGCTGCTGCGCCACACCGCGGGCCTTGCGCTTGGCAGCTCATTGGAGGCTTCGCTCGGCGCCGCCTTCGAGCCCGTCAACCGGATGAAGTTCATGGAATCCGACATGGCCACCTATGCGGAGAGCATCCCGCTCGAGACCGCACCGGGCACCGCGTGGAACTATCACGACGGCAACACCATCATTCTCGCGCATCTGATCCGCGTTGCTGCCGGCGGCACGCCCGAAGATGCGCTGCGCTTCGCGCGCAGCGAATTGTTCGCTCCGCTCGGCATGCGTCATGTCACGCTCCAGCTCGACGGTGCCGGCACGGTCGAGGGCTCCAGCGAGATGCTGGCGACCGCGCGTGACTGGGCGCGGTTCGGCCAGCTCTATCTCAATGACGGCCTCGCCGGCGGAAAGCGCATCCTCCCCGAGGGATGGGTGAACCATTCGGCGACGGCGACGCCAAACGCGTGGGTCGGCATCGGCGCCGGCTTCTGGACCAACCACGGCGCCAGCTTTGGCGCGAACCTTCGCATCACACACGGCTGGCCGCGCGATGCCTTCTTCGCCAAGGGCACGATCGGGCAGTACACGATCGTCATTCCCTCGGAGCGACTCGTGATCGTGCGGCTCGGCCGCTCGCCGAACTGGCCGCCGGAGGCGGACGGCGTGTTCGATCTCGTGCGCGACGTGGTGGCCGCAACGCGCGAGAACGGGAAGCTGGCGGGGGTGAATTGA
- a CDS encoding NAD-dependent succinate-semialdehyde dehydrogenase, protein MTPTAAARAQHATATLRDRLKDPSLLKEACYIDGAWVGTPVFAVNNPATGVELAKVPQLGADDTTKAVEAAERAFPAWAKHTAKQRSNILRKWFELIIANREDLALILTSEQGKPLSEALGEVDIGAAYIEFFAEEARRVYGETIPTQRPDARLLAIKQPIGVCGAITPWNFPNSMITRKVSPALAAGCTVVLKPANETPLSALALAVLAEKAGIPKGVLNIITGDAPPIGKVLCEHPAVRFVGFTGSTAVGKILYQQASVGVKRLGLELGGNAPFVVFDDADIDAAVEGAIVSKYRNMGQTCVCANRLYAQDKIYDEFVQKLSKKVAVMKIGDGTEAGVTQGPLINLKAVDKVERHIADAVKRGAKVVTGGKRSELGRSFFEPTVLADVKPDSLVAQEETFGPLAPVIRFKDEADVIAMCNASPFGLASYFYSRDLGRVWRVAEALESGMVGVNTGLITTEVAPFGGVKESGLGREGSRHGMEEYVEIKYVMMAGV, encoded by the coding sequence ATGACCCCGACTGCCGCCGCACGCGCTCAGCACGCCACCGCCACCCTGCGCGACCGGTTGAAGGACCCGTCGCTGCTGAAGGAGGCCTGCTACATCGACGGCGCCTGGGTCGGCACGCCGGTCTTTGCCGTCAACAATCCCGCCACCGGCGTCGAGCTTGCGAAGGTTCCGCAGCTTGGTGCGGACGATACGACCAAAGCGGTCGAAGCCGCCGAGCGGGCCTTTCCCGCCTGGGCCAAGCACACCGCCAAGCAGCGCTCCAACATTTTGCGCAAATGGTTCGAGCTGATCATCGCCAATCGCGAGGACCTTGCGCTGATCCTCACCTCCGAGCAGGGCAAGCCGCTCTCCGAGGCATTGGGCGAGGTCGACATCGGCGCCGCCTATATCGAGTTCTTCGCCGAGGAAGCCCGCCGCGTCTATGGCGAAACCATTCCGACGCAACGTCCTGATGCGCGCTTGCTCGCGATCAAGCAGCCGATCGGCGTCTGCGGTGCGATCACGCCGTGGAATTTCCCGAACTCGATGATCACGCGAAAAGTCTCGCCGGCGCTGGCGGCCGGCTGCACCGTGGTGCTGAAGCCCGCCAACGAGACGCCCCTGTCGGCGCTGGCGCTGGCCGTGCTCGCCGAGAAGGCCGGCATCCCCAAGGGCGTGCTCAACATCATCACCGGCGATGCGCCGCCGATCGGCAAGGTGCTGTGCGAGCATCCGGCGGTGCGCTTCGTCGGCTTCACCGGCTCGACCGCCGTCGGCAAGATTCTCTACCAGCAGGCCTCCGTCGGCGTGAAGCGGCTCGGCCTCGAGCTCGGCGGCAACGCGCCCTTCGTGGTGTTCGACGACGCCGATATCGATGCGGCGGTCGAAGGCGCGATCGTCTCGAAATACCGCAACATGGGCCAGACCTGCGTCTGCGCCAACCGCCTCTACGCCCAGGACAAGATCTACGACGAGTTCGTGCAGAAGCTGTCGAAGAAGGTCGCGGTGATGAAGATCGGCGACGGCACAGAAGCCGGCGTGACGCAGGGCCCGCTGATCAACCTGAAGGCGGTCGACAAGGTCGAGCGCCACATTGCCGACGCCGTGAAGCGCGGCGCCAAGGTCGTCACCGGCGGCAAGCGCAGCGAGCTCGGACGCTCCTTCTTCGAGCCCACGGTGCTCGCCGACGTCAAGCCGGACTCGCTGGTGGCGCAGGAGGAAACCTTCGGCCCGCTCGCGCCGGTGATCCGCTTCAAGGACGAGGCCGACGTCATCGCGATGTGCAACGCCTCGCCGTTTGGGCTCGCCTCCTACTTCTATTCCCGCGATCTCGGCCGCGTCTGGCGTGTCGCCGAAGCGCTGGAGTCCGGCATGGTCGGCGTCAACACCGGCCTGATCACCACGGAAGTCGCGCCGTTCGGCGGCGTCAAGGAAAGCGGCTTGGGGCGCGAAGGCTCGCGCCACGGCATGGAAGAGTATGTCGAGATCAAATACGTGATGATGGCGGGGGTCTAA
- a CDS encoding SLC26A/SulP transporter family protein: MTDPAIIFSPAARFNPALRRALNDILGGSAASVLAVTFGLSYALLIFTGPLSPYLSYGIAATFISSAVLAAVIGLGSSLPFAVAGPDSSTAAVTGILAASLVERIEAANLSAPLLSPVLITLGLSTMLTGIVLCGLGLTRMGRAIRYVPYPVIGGFLGATGLLIVMGAIRVITDHPVQFATLPRFTNGVTMSELGAACAMALVLYLTWHRSRNAFGLPIILVGGMLAAHLAFRIAGISPEEARALGWMFQPPPPATFMLPWHIDDLAHYPWFAVPDLLGNVVAVIFVSASSTLFNTTGIEVAAHREANLERELNTTGAANILSGALAGYAGCISVSRSILNFSSGGRGRLSGFTVAAISLLMLAIAPELLGFMPKFVLGGLLLYLGADQLHKWLIESRKRLSKLEYLSLVAIIAIIVIWGFVPGILIGVIIGCATFAFSAARVESIKYSFDGAEYRSSLDRSRDDQEVLLAHGGKIQGLNLQSYLFFGSANRLYQHVKKLLHERPECRYLLFDFKLVTGVDSSAAYSFAQIKRSAGDLGVELILVYLPAAAEKVLRSSDFLGDGVTVIPELDHALEWCENELIAQHQGLAQEEANLRDWFAGILDSEDDADELIRRCQRLEVEAGEIIVQAGDAADSMHFILDGRVGIMIPAEQNGMTRVRSLGRYTTIGEMGLVSQTPRSATIQAEVDSVLYVLNTHQFDAIRDEAPALSRKLLTYFVSVMAERLTFANRTIAVLRR; this comes from the coding sequence GTGACCGATCCAGCAATTATTTTCAGTCCGGCTGCCCGTTTCAACCCGGCCCTCAGGCGTGCGCTGAATGATATATTGGGCGGGAGCGCCGCCAGCGTCCTGGCCGTCACTTTCGGGCTATCCTACGCGCTGCTGATCTTCACCGGGCCGCTGTCGCCTTATCTGTCCTACGGCATCGCCGCGACTTTCATCAGCTCCGCGGTCCTTGCGGCTGTCATCGGGCTGGGAAGCTCCCTGCCCTTCGCGGTCGCCGGCCCCGACAGCTCGACCGCCGCAGTGACGGGCATCTTGGCCGCCTCACTGGTCGAACGCATTGAAGCGGCCAATCTGTCGGCGCCGCTGCTCTCGCCCGTCCTGATCACGCTCGGCCTGTCGACCATGCTGACCGGGATCGTGCTGTGCGGACTGGGACTGACGCGGATGGGCCGCGCCATCCGCTACGTGCCTTATCCGGTGATCGGCGGCTTTCTCGGCGCCACCGGGCTCTTGATCGTGATGGGCGCGATCCGGGTGATCACCGATCATCCCGTGCAGTTTGCCACCCTGCCGCGCTTCACCAACGGCGTCACGATGTCGGAGCTGGGCGCCGCCTGCGCGATGGCGCTGGTGCTCTATCTGACGTGGCACCGCTCGCGCAACGCGTTCGGGTTGCCGATCATCCTGGTCGGCGGCATGCTCGCCGCGCATCTGGCGTTCCGGATCGCCGGGATTTCGCCGGAGGAGGCGCGCGCTTTGGGCTGGATGTTCCAGCCGCCGCCGCCGGCGACCTTCATGTTGCCCTGGCACATCGACGACCTCGCGCACTATCCGTGGTTCGCCGTGCCGGACCTGCTCGGCAACGTCGTCGCCGTCATCTTCGTTAGCGCCTCCAGCACCCTGTTCAACACCACCGGCATCGAGGTCGCCGCTCACCGCGAGGCCAATCTTGAGCGGGAGCTGAACACTACCGGCGCCGCCAATATCCTGTCCGGCGCGCTCGCCGGCTATGCCGGCTGCATCTCGGTCAGCCGCTCGATCCTCAATTTCAGCAGCGGCGGCCGCGGACGCCTGTCCGGCTTCACGGTTGCGGCCATATCACTGCTGATGCTCGCGATCGCACCGGAGCTGCTCGGCTTCATGCCGAAATTCGTGCTCGGCGGCCTGCTGCTCTATCTCGGCGCCGATCAGCTCCACAAATGGCTCATCGAGTCGCGCAAGCGGCTCTCGAAGCTCGAATATCTGTCGCTGGTCGCCATCATCGCGATCATCGTCATCTGGGGTTTCGTGCCGGGCATCCTGATCGGCGTGATCATCGGCTGCGCGACCTTCGCATTCAGCGCGGCGCGGGTCGAATCGATCAAATACAGTTTTGACGGCGCCGAATATCGCTCCTCGCTCGATCGCTCGCGCGACGACCAGGAGGTGCTGCTCGCTCATGGCGGCAAGATTCAGGGCCTGAATCTCCAGAGCTATCTGTTCTTCGGGTCCGCCAACCGGCTCTATCAGCACGTCAAGAAGCTGCTGCACGAACGCCCGGAGTGCCGCTATCTGCTGTTCGACTTCAAGCTCGTCACCGGCGTCGATTCGTCGGCCGCCTACAGTTTTGCCCAGATCAAGCGCAGCGCCGGCGACCTCGGCGTCGAGCTGATCCTGGTGTACCTGCCAGCCGCGGCCGAGAAGGTGCTGCGCTCCAGCGATTTCCTCGGCGACGGCGTCACCGTCATTCCCGAGCTCGATCATGCGCTGGAGTGGTGCGAGAACGAGCTCATCGCGCAGCATCAGGGCCTGGCGCAGGAAGAGGCGAATTTGCGCGACTGGTTCGCAGGGATTCTCGACAGCGAGGACGATGCCGACGAACTGATCCGCCGCTGCCAGCGCCTCGAGGTCGAGGCCGGCGAAATCATCGTGCAGGCCGGCGATGCCGCCGATTCCATGCACTTCATCCTCGACGGCCGCGTTGGGATCATGATCCCCGCGGAGCAGAATGGCATGACGCGGGTCCGAAGCCTCGGGCGCTACACCACGATCGGCGAGATGGGCCTGGTGTCGCAGACGCCGCGCAGCGCGACGATCCAGGCCGAGGTCGACAGCGTGCTCTACGTGCTGAACACGCACCAGTTCGACGCGATCAGGGACGAGGCCCCCGCGCTCAGCCGCAAGCTGCTGACCTATTTCGTGTCGGTCATGGCCGAGCGACTGACATTTGCGAACAGGACGATCGCGGTGCTGCGGCGGTAA
- a CDS encoding adenosine kinase yields MADVKYDVLGIGNALFDVLVRTDEAFLAKHGMTKGSMSLIDEARAAAIYQDMGPATEVSGGSAANTIVGIGSLGARAAYVGKVKDDQIGKLYVHDIRAAGVAFNTPAAKDGPATGCSYILVTGDGERTMNTYLGAAQDLSPADIDPAEIASAGIVYLEGYLWDPKNAKEAFVKAAKIAHDARRKVALTLSDSFCVDRYRDEFLSLMRNGTVDIVFANESELHSLYMTSDFDTALKQLRNDVNLGVVTRSEKGCMVVSAEDAVAAPAAPIAKLVDTTGAGDLFAAGFLYGLARNLPYKQCGELGALAAAEVIQHIGARPQVSLKELAEQRGLTA; encoded by the coding sequence ATGGCTGACGTGAAATATGACGTTCTCGGGATCGGCAACGCGCTGTTCGACGTGCTGGTCAGGACCGACGAGGCTTTTCTCGCCAAGCACGGCATGACCAAGGGCAGCATGTCGCTGATCGACGAGGCGCGGGCCGCCGCCATCTACCAGGACATGGGCCCGGCGACGGAAGTCTCGGGGGGATCTGCCGCCAACACCATCGTCGGCATCGGCAGCCTAGGCGCCCGCGCCGCCTATGTCGGCAAGGTCAAGGACGACCAGATCGGCAAGCTCTACGTCCACGACATCCGTGCCGCCGGCGTTGCCTTCAACACGCCCGCCGCGAAGGATGGTCCCGCCACCGGCTGCTCCTACATCCTGGTCACGGGCGATGGCGAGCGCACCATGAACACCTATCTCGGCGCGGCGCAGGATCTGTCGCCGGCTGACATCGATCCGGCCGAGATCGCGAGCGCCGGGATCGTCTATCTCGAGGGCTATCTCTGGGACCCCAAGAACGCCAAGGAGGCCTTCGTCAAGGCGGCCAAGATCGCTCATGACGCGAGGCGCAAGGTGGCGCTGACATTGTCGGATTCCTTCTGCGTCGATCGCTATCGCGACGAGTTCCTGTCCTTGATGCGCAACGGCACCGTCGACATCGTCTTTGCCAATGAGTCCGAGCTGCATTCGCTCTACATGACCTCGGACTTCGACACGGCGCTGAAGCAGCTGCGCAACGACGTCAATCTCGGCGTGGTCACCCGCAGCGAGAAGGGCTGCATGGTCGTCTCGGCGGAAGACGCCGTCGCCGCGCCGGCGGCTCCCATCGCCAAGCTCGTCGACACCACAGGCGCCGGCGATCTCTTCGCCGCCGGCTTCCTCTATGGCCTGGCGCGCAACCTGCCGTACAAGCAGTGCGGCGAGCTCGGCGCGCTTGCGGCCGCCGAAGTGATCCAGCACATCGGCGCGCGCCCGCAAGTGTCGCTGAAGGAGCTGGCGGAGCAGCGCGGGCTGACGGCGTAA